One region of Prinia subflava isolate CZ2003 ecotype Zambia chromosome 6, Cam_Psub_1.2, whole genome shotgun sequence genomic DNA includes:
- the WNT6 gene encoding LOW QUALITY PROTEIN: protein Wnt-6 (The sequence of the model RefSeq protein was modified relative to this genomic sequence to represent the inferred CDS: substituted 2 bases at 2 genomic stop codons), whose product MAMPGLGXVIASPKGQMLSSTIFLPSPVRYTTITPVDVLMGVPMGVPKDVEXYVPASSYSLSHGWRSPPFPEGMNRAKNCLGDPPIPVVLPPLHRSLCPLVSQAQHGAGIALQPCSIPGCRSGHVPSTAWSLLGVGAGFALLAVPSCRAVGSPLVMDPNSICRKTKRLAGKQAELCQLEPEIVQEVAKGTKLGVRECQYQFRFRRWNCTSHSKYFGKILQQDIRETAFVYAITAAGVSHAITQACSMGELLQCGCELTRSRAPPSPTAGPGTEGTAWEWGGCGDDVQFGYEKSQQFMDAKNKKGKNDIRALIDLHNNEAGRLAVRSYMRTECKCHGLSGSCTLRTCWRKMPHFREVGDRLLERFNGAFKVMGGNDGKTLIPVGDNIKPPDKQDLIYSADSPDFCSANRKTGSLGTRGRVCNSTAMDTSGCDLLCCGRGHRDETVVLEENCLCRFHWCCVVQCRKCSVRQELSLCI is encoded by the exons ATGGCAATGCCAGGGCTGGGTTAGGTCATTGCCAGCCCCAAAGGGCAGATGCTGAGTAGCACAATATTTCTGCCATCTCCCGTCAGGTACACCACCATCACCCCTGTGGATGTCCTCATGGGTGTCCCCATGGGTGTCCCCAAGGATGTAGAGTAGTATGTGCCAGCATCATCCTATAGCCTGTCCCACGGTTGGAGATCCCCTCCATTCCCTGAAGGGATGAATAGGGCAAAGAATTGCCTGGGTGACCCACCCATACCTGTTGTCCTGCCCCCACTGCATAGGTCTCTCTGTCCCCTTGTCAGCCAGGCTCAGCATGGAGCTGGCATTGCCCTGCAGCCttgctccatccctggatgtaGGTCTGGTCATGTGCCATCCACAGCCTGGTCTCTCCTGGGCGTGGGTGCTGGTTTTGCTCTGCTcgctgtcccctcctgcagggcagtggggagccCCCTGGTCATGGACCCCAACAGCATCTGCCGCAAGACGAAGCGGCTGGCGGggaagcaggcagagctgtgccagctggagccagagattgtgcaggaggtggccaaGGGCACCAAGCTGGGAGTCCGGGAGTGCCAGTACCAATTCCGCTTCCGTCGCTGGAACTGCACCAGCCACAGCAAGTACTTCGGCAAGATCCTGCAGCAGG ATATCCGTGAAACAGCCTTCGTGTATGCCATCACGGCGGCTGGAGTGAGCCACGCCATCACGCAGGCCTGCAGCATGggtgagctgctgcagtgtggctGTGAGCTGACACGGAGCCGCGCCCCGCCCTCGCCCACAGCGGGACCAGGCACAGAGGGCACTGCCTGGGAGTGGGGGGGCTGCGGGGACGATGTGCAGTTTGGCTATGAGAAATCCCAGCAGTTCATGGATGCCAAGAAcaagaaaggcaaaaatgaCATCCGAGCTCTTATCGACCTGCACAACAACGAAGCCGGGCGTTTG GCGGTGCGCAGCTACATGAGGACTGAGTGCAAATGCCATGGGCTGTCGGGCTCCTGCACCCTGCGGACCTGCTGGAGGAAGATGCCCCATTTCCGCGAGGTGGGGGATCGCCTGCTCGAGCGCTTCAACGGGGCTTTCAAGGTGATGGGAGGCAACGACGGGAAAACTCTCATCCCCGTGGGTGACAACATCAAGCCACCCGACAAACAGGACCTCATCTACTCGGCCGACTCACCTGATTTCTGCTCGGCTAATCGTAAGACAGGCTCGCTGGGTACCAGGGGCCGTGTCTGCAACAGCACAGCCATGGACACGAGTGGGTGTGACCTGCTGTGCTGCGGGAGAGGGCACCGGGACGAGACGGTGGTGTTGGAGGAGAACTGCCTTTGCCGCTTCCACTGGTGCTGCGTGGTGCAGTGCCGCAAGTGCTCCGTCCGCCAGGAGCTCAGCCTCTGCATCTGA
- the PRKAG3 gene encoding 5'-AMP-activated protein kinase subunit gamma-3 yields MGLVRLSAREEARTEFTSWYWERMGSELLWGIAWLQQQREKAGGPAIMPCPALETPAVSPEQKEKLGVLDWSHYGDCKLWGSWAGEECPHPHPERTVLSAWLEWARALGGCRQNPWMRKRLQLTPLHCVPSQVALLDAVACPEEEGFSEAVCPMEEEEEEEEYRRPVTFTLGNEILGLGPEKEFQSPDAEVYMHFLRSHCCYDAIPTSCKLVVFDISLEIKKAFLALVANGVRAAPLWDSKTQSFVGMLTITDFINILHRYYRSPLVQIYEVEEHKIETWREVYLQGSLKPLVYISPSHSLFDAVYCLIKHKIHRLPVIEPVSGNVLHILTHKRILKFLHIFDSTIPKPRFLKKTVQELCIGTFRDLAVVPETAPIYTALEIFVDRRVSALPVINDAGQVVGLYSRFDVIHLAAQKTYNNLDISVKEALQQRSVCLEGVLTCYPHEPMEDIIDRIAKEQVHRLVLVDENRYPRGIVSLSDILQALVLTPAGIDALNS; encoded by the exons ATGGGGTTGGTGAGGCTCTCGGCACGGGAAGAAGCAAGAACGGAATTTACATCTTGGTACTGGGAGAGGATGGGCTCAGAGCTGTTGTGGGGCATTGCTTGGCTCcaacagcagagagagaaggcaggaggTCCTGCCATCATGCCTTGTCCCGCTCTGGAGACCCCTGCTGTCTCCccagagcaaaaggaaaagctgggTGTCCTGGACTGGAGCCACTATGGAGACTGCAAGCTTTGGGGGTCGTGGGCTGGTGAGGAGTGCCCACATCCCCACCCTGAAAGGACAGTTCTCTCTGCCTGGCTTGAGTGGGCCAGAGCACTGGGTGGGTGCAGGCAGAATCCATGGATGCGGAAAAGACTGCAGCTGACTCCTCTTCACTGTGTGCCCTCTCAGGTGGCGCTGCTGGATGCTGTTGCATGCCCTGAGGAGGAAG GGTTTTCAGAGGCTGTATGCCcgatggaggaggaagaggaggaggaagaataCAGGAGACCTGTCACCTTCACACTGGGAAATGAGATACTGGGGCTGGGCCCAGAGAAAGAGTTTCAGAGCCCTGATGCTGAGGTCTATATGCACTTCTTGAGGAGCCACTGCTGTTATGATGCCATCCCCACCAGCTGCAAACTTGTTGTCTTTGACATCTCCCTGGAG ATCAAGAAAGCCTTTTTGGCACTGGTGGCCAACGGGGTGCGTGCTGCCCCTCTCTGGGACAGCAAGACACAGAGCTTTGTGG GGATGCTCACCATCACCGACTTCATCAACATCCTCCACCGCTACTACCGCTCACCTTTG GTTCAGATCTACGAGGTGGAGGAGCACAAGATTGAGACCTGGAGAG AGGTGTACCTGCAGGGCTCCCTCAAGCCACTGGTCTACATCTCTCCGAGCCATAG CCTCTTTGATGCTGTCTACTGCCTGATCAAGCACAAAATCCACCGCCTGCCCGTCATTGAGCCTGTCTCGGGCAATGTCCTGCACATCCTGACGCACAAGCGCATCCTCAAGTTTCTCCACATCTTT GATTCTACCATCCCCAAACCACGCTTCCTGAAGAAAACAGTGCAGGAACTGTGCATTGGCACCTTCCGTGATCTGGCTGTCGTGCCTGAGACCGCCCCAATCTACACTGCCTTGGAGATTTTTGTGGATCGCCGTGTCTCCGCCTTGCCTGTCATCAATGATGCTG GGCAAGTGGTTGGCCTGTACTCGCGGTTTGATGTCATT CACCTGGCAGCCCAGAAGACCTACAACAACCTGGACATCAGTGTGAAGGAGGCACTGCAGCAACGCAGTGTCTGCCTGGAGGGGGTTCTCACCTGCTACCCCCATGAACCTATGGAGGACATAATTGACCGCATTGCCAAGGAGCAG GTCCATCGCCTGGTTCTGGTGGATGAGAACCGGTACCCACGGGGCATTGTCTCCCTCTCTGACATCCTGCAGGCCCTTGTGCTCACTCCTGCAGGTATCGATGCTCTTAACTCTTAG
- the LOC134552243 gene encoding sterol 26-hydroxylase, mitochondrial has translation MAGPSGGPRRALLPLLLRPRPPPPPRSSPGPPRRTGGSAAAAAGPARLKGPEELPGPGLLRTFVWLFLRGYLLHTHRLQVISRRLYGPIWKSTFGHYRNINIGSPVVLEQLLRQEGKYPMRSDMALWKEHRDTRRLPYGPFTEEGERWYRLRQVLNKRLLKPSEALLYADAIGEVVSDLMVRLREERSRSPSGVLVGDVANLLYRFALEGISYILFETRIGCLKQQVPAETQRFIDSINLMFKNSIFATVLPRWSRKVLPFWDRYLDSWDTIFAFGKTLIDRKMEELEGQVERGKEVSGYLSYLLASGRLSLDEVYGSVAELLLAGVDTTSNTLSWALYHLSRDPDIQETLYQELKAVVPANRFPAAEDIPKLPMLRAIIKETLRVYPVVPTNARVFYEKDIVIGDYLFPKNTLFVLAHYAMSHDETYFPEPERFLPQRWLRGHGSPHHPFSSIPFGYGVRACVGRRIAELEMHLALARMIQAFEVRPDPRGVEVTSVSRIVLVADKPINLEFIARPGAP, from the exons ATGGCGGGCCCGAGCGGCGGGCCCCGGCGGGCGCTGCTGCCGCTTCTCCtgcgcccccgcccgccgccgccgccgcgcagcAGCCCGGGACCGCCGCGCAGGACCGGGGGctcggcggcagcggcggcggggccggcgcggctGAAGGGACCGGAGGAGCtaccggggccggggctgcttCGTACTTTCGTCTGGCTGTTCCTGCGGGGCTACCTGCTGCACACGCACCGGCTGCAG GTGATATCCCGACGCCTTTATGGACCTATCTGGAAGTCAACCTTTGGACACTATAGGAACATCAACATTGGGAGCCCagtggtgctggagcagctgctaCGGCAGGAGGGCAAGTACCCCATGCGGAGCGACATGGCCCTGTGGAAGGAGCATCGGGACACCCGACGCCTGCCCTACGGACCCTTCACCGA ggaaggggagcgCTGGTACCGCCTGCGCCAGGTCCTCAACAAGCGGCTGCTGAAACCCTCGGAGGCGCTGCTGTACGCGGATGCCATCGGGGAGGTGGTGTCAGACCTGATGGTGCGGCTGCGGGAGGAGCGGAGCCGCAGCCCCTCGGGGGTGCTGGTGGGGGATGTGGCCAACCTGCTCTACCGCTTTGCCCTGGAAG GCATCTCTTATATCCTCTTTGAGACCCGCATCGGGTGCCTCAAGCAGCAGGTCCCTGCTGAGACCCAGCGCTTCATTGACTCCATCAACCTCATGTTCAAGAACTCCATCTTTGCCACCGTCCTGCCCCGATGGAGCCGCAAGGTGCTGCCCTTCTGGGACCGTTACCTGGACAGCTGGGACACCATCTTCGCctttg GCAAGACACTGATTGACCGAAagatggaggagctggaggggcaGGTGGAGCGTGGCAAGGAGGTGTCTGGCTACCTGAGCTACCTGCTGGCCAGTGGCAGACTCAGCCTGGATGAGGTCTATGGCAGTGTGGCCGAGTTGCTGCTGGCCGGTGTGGACACG ACCTCCAACACGCTGTCTTGGGCTTTGTACCACCTCTCCCGGGACCCAGACATCCAGGAGACCCTGTACCAGGAGTTGAAAGCTGTTGTGCCTGCCAACCggtttcctgctgctgaggatATCCCCAAGTTGCCGATGCTTCGGGCCATTATCAAGGAGACTCTGAG AGTCTACCCTGTGGTGCCCACCAACGCCAGGGTCTTCTATGAGAAGGACATTGTCATCGGAGACTACCTCTTCCCCAAGAAT ACCCTCTTTGTCCTGGCCCACTACGCGATGTCCCATGATGAGACCTACTTCCCTGAGCCCGAGCGGTTCCTGCCCCAGCGCTGGCTCCGGGGACACGGCTCCCCTCACCACCCCTTCAGCTCCATCCCCTTCGGCTACGGGGTTCGTGCATGCGTCGGACGCCGCATTGCTGAGCTGGAGATGCACCTGGCCCTTGCCAGG ATGATCCAGGCATTTGAGGTACGGCCAGACCCCCGTGGCGTGGAAGTGACATCTGTGTCCCGCATTGTCCTGGTGGCTGACAAGCCCATCAACCTGGAATTCATCGCTCGCCCAGGAGCCCCCTGA